ATATGTAACTTTATTTTTTATTATTATGTATATATTTATAGAAATATTGGTTCACTCTTTTCGTCTCCATTGTTAAATGTTGTTTATTATCTATTGCTTCTTCTGCCGTGGATGCTCATAATAAAAAATAAAGTATATCGGTATATTGGAATTGTGATCATTGCTGCTGCGGTTGTCTTGTCTATGAAAAGGACGGCCTTTATTGCATTTACTTTATCTCTGCTTATATATTATTTATTTGAGCAAATAAGATTAAGGTTAATAATTTCAATGCGCTTGTTAGTCCAGATATTGTTTTTGGTTTTAGCTTTATATGTTATTTATTCATATGTTGAGCAGCAAACATGGGGCTTTTTTGAAAAACGTATGATTTCCTCATTTGACGATAAGGGGTCTGGTCGTTTAGATATATATATGCAAGTATTTCGTTTGTTAAACAAAAATACATTTGGCGAATGGATATATGGTCATGGTCATAATACTTTAAGAATATATAATGTAATGGATGGTTATGACTTATTATCAGCTCATAATGATTGGCTCGAGATTTTGTTTGATTATGGTATAGTAGGAATTATTATATACTTATTTCTACATTTAACGTTAATTCGATATACATTTATATTAATTAAACGTCGTTCGGTTTTTGGGCCGCCAATGGCTGCATCATATACAATATTATTTATAATGTCATTGACTAGTCATCTTGTGCTATATGCATCATATTTTGGTTACTTGATGGCTTTTTGGGGGGCTTTATTGGCATTTAGTTCAGGATTTGAGAAGAAAGCATTGAGCCAACCGTTATAATATTCTGAATGACTATGCAAGGTATAAGTGTTATTATTCCTGTATATAACCGTGAGGCATATCTTGAAGAGGCTATTCGTAGTGTGTTAATGCAAAATTATTCAGGTTTATTAGAAATAATTGTTTCTGATGATGGCTCTTCTGACAAATCTATAGAAATTGCCGATTCATTTGGCCATCCCGTTCGTGTAGTTCTTAAACCAGAGGATTGCTTGTTTCAAGGTGTTTCTGGGGCAAGAAATAGAGGCATTGCTGAGGCCAAATATTCTTATATAGCATTTCTTGATTCTGATGATTATTTTCTTCCTAACCATCTCAATAGGATTGCTGATAAATTAGAAAAAAATCAAAATTTGGGGTTTGTTTTTTGCCGAATGTTGCAGATGAAAGATGATGGTGAAAATAGGCTATTTGCTCCATGGACAAAACCAATAATAGATAAGAATAATATTAAATATCCTGTTATATCTGGTTCTAATGTTATTCATACAAATATTATTCTTATTCGCAAGTCAGTATTTTCATTAGTAGGAGTCTTTGATGAGTCTTTTTCAAATGGTGAGGATGGCGATTTGTGGATGAGAATTAGTGAAAAATATAAAGGAGAATTTTTAAGTTACTATGGTGCTGTATATAGGATAAGTCATCAGGGAGTACAGTTGAGTGATAAAAAAAATCAAGAAATAATTAATAAAAACTTTGAAAGAGTATTTAGATCGGCATATAAAAGATGTATCGAAAGCAATGTTTGTGATTTATATCGAAAATTTAGATTACAATTGATATTAGTTGGCTATTCAAAAAATAAATTGTTTGATCTTATTACATTAGTCGTAAAATACCCTCTATTTGCGTTTGGTACTTTATTTGATATTAATAGGCTCATTAATAGACGAAAAAAAATAATTTGGAAAACTATATCTGAGTATTGACTTATGTGGTTTGTGATGATGAGTAATATATTTGTTAATATTATTCTGGAAAGATTAGTTTTATTTGCTGTGAGATACGCACGAATTTATTGATATGAAAACAATATTTTATGTTGGGAGTTTTAAATTTCCGGATCAAAACGCAGGGGCCCGAAGAGTGCATGGCGTCGGAATGGTCTTAAGAGAGATTGGTTTCAACGTTATTTATCTTGGTTCGGAGATCGAGGGGCGTACTCAGGATTGTGTTGATGTTAATGAATATAATTATGAGGGATTCAAATATTACCCATCTAAGGTGCAGTCTGGCACAATGATTCAGAAGGCCTCAAGATTGTGGCATACATATATTAACGGGCAAAGCATAATCTCAAGACTTGAATGGTTATGGTCGAAAGATTCTGTGGCAATCATTGCATATCAGGTAAGTTCTTTGACGATGTTAAAACTGAAAAGATTTTGTGATCGAAAAAAGGCTGTATTTATATCAGATGTGGTTGAGTGGTATGAGCCAAGTCATATGTTTATGGGAAGATATGGCCCATTTGCATTGGACTCTGAATTCAGAATGAGATATTTGAACAAAATGGCTGATGGTGTTATTGTTATAAGTGAATATTTGAAAGAATATTATGTCAAAAAACAGAAAGCCGGTTGTCAAAATTCCCATCCTAATAGAACGTGAAGAAATGTTCAGCAAAATAAAAGATGAAGATGTAAGAAATAGTGATATTCGTCTAAAACTTGTTTTTGCAGGCCTTGCGGGAAAAAAAGATTTAATTGTAAATGCCATAAGAGGCTTGGATTATCTTGGCGAAGATGCAAAAAAATGTAAACTTGAAATTATTGGTCCTACGAGAAAAGAAATAGAAAAGAGTCTAGGTAAAGACAATTATATTCTGGAGAAATTACAAAATGTTATAAGCATTTTGGGTTTTGTTTCTCGTTCAGTCGCACTTAATTACCTTTCAAAAGCAGATTTTTCAATAATATTGAGACCGGACCAGCGTTTTGCAAACGCAGGTTTTCCTACAAAGCTTGTTGAAAGCATGTCTGTAGGAGTTCCTGTAATATGCAATCTTACAGGTGATATTAGCCAGTATGTGCACGATGGGAAAAATGGTTTAATAGTATTAAACTGTTCACCTATAGAATTTTCTATAGTATTAAAAAAAGCTATAACGTTATCAGAGGAAGAAAAAAAAGTGATGAGTATAAATGCTAAAAAATATAGTGAAAAATATTTTTATTATCATCAATGGACTAAGTGTATTCAAGAATTTATGAATAATGTTAATGTTAGATATTGAGGCGAATGTTCTGTGTAAATAAAAGAAAAGATATGGAAAAATGTAAAATATTTCAAGATTGGAAATACAATAAGCATGATGTAAAAATACGTATTGTTCTTGTCGCGTTCCGGATTGCTCAATGCCTTAATAAAAAGAATAAATTTATAAGAGCTTTTGCATTACCGTATTTATTTTTGTATAAGATATTTGTGTTTTGGTTTTTCCATATAGAGTTGCATTGGAATTTAAATATTGGTGAGGGGTTGAGAATTATACATGGTTATTCTTTGGTTATTCATCCTAATGCAAGAATTGGAAATCATGTAACTTTGAGGCACTGTGTAACAATAGGAAACAATGGGAAGAGCGGCGAAGCTCCAATTATAATGGATAATGTTAATGTTGGCGCTAATGCTGTAATTATAGGCCCTGTAACAATTGGGGAGAATGCCGTAATTGGGGCCGGTGCTGTTGTAACAAAGAATGTTGAAAAAAATTCTGTTGTTGTTGGTAATCCTGCCAAAAATTTAAGATATATAAAGTAAAGTGCCTTTACAAATTGATCGTTAGTTAAGCATGAAGGGTATGATAAAAATACTTATGATAGGTCCTGATAGTGCAAAGCCAGGAGGAACAACAATATCATTTAAATATTTGAAGGATGATCTTGAGTGTAATCCAAAAGTCAGTATTATTGTCATTACGAGCTCGGACATAAGAGGAGCTGGCTATAATGCGCCTCAAAAATATATGAAATTATTAATAAAAATAGTAAAGTTAGCAAAAGACTGTGATATTATATCATTTCATGCTATGCCAACGGCCTTGCCATATATTGGTTGGTTTTTGCCAGTTATATCAAAATATTTTAAGAAACCTCTTATATATAGAGCATTTGGCGGATTGTATTATGCTGATTTATTGTGGCCGAGCAGGATAATAGCAAGATATATGTTAAAAAAATCTGATTTGGTGTTGTTGCAAACAAAAGAGCTTATGAATAGAGCTTTTAAAGAAAAGTTTATTAATGTTGATTATTTCCCTACAGCAAGGCCTATGAGTATGATGAAAAATCATGAGATAAAAGCGTGTAAAAGATTTGTGTATATAGGTCATCTGAAAGTTGCAAAAGGATTGCAGTATTTAGTAGAGGCTGCAGAAAAATTACCAGATGATGCATTCGTTGATGTTTATGGTCCTTGGTATGATTTGCCAAAAGAAACATTTAAATTTCGAAAAAAAATACAATATAAAGGCGTCTTAAATGCGGGTGATGTTTTAAATACCTTGTGTACATATCATGCGCTTGTTTTCCCATCGTTTATGGAAGAAGAAGGATACTCTGGTATTATTATGGAGGCGTATTCTGTTGGGATTCCTGTGATTGCAACAAAGTGGAAAGCTTTGCCTGAGATCGTTGAGGATGGAAAAACAGGTGTATTAATTGAGCCGAGGAGTGATGAGGATATATTGCGTGCTATGAACATGCTTTATCATGATTCTGATTATTATATGAAATTGCGCGACGGCGTTATGAGTGAAAGAATAAAATATTCGCAGCAGCGACAAACAGAAAAATTCGTTCGTATTTGTAATGATATGACAATACGTAATTAAGAAAGTTATTAATAAGTAGAAAAAATAAATTATGTTCAAAAATAAAACCATTCTTATAACCGGCGGTACAGGCACTTTCGGCAACGCGGTTCTTCGCCGGTTTCTCGAAACAGACATTGCTGAAATTCGTGTTTTCAGCCGTGACGAGAAGAAGCAGGATGACATGCGGAAGGAGTATGCGAATTCAAAGCTAAAATTCTATATTGGCGATGTACGCAACGCCGATAGCGTTCGCGACGCAATGGGGGGCGTTGATTATGTTTTCCATGCTGCGGCTTTGAAGCAGGTTCCGTCATGCGAGTTTTTTCCGGTTGAAGCGTTACGTACGAACGCTCTTGGCACTCATAATGTGTTAACGCAGGCGACTGCGGCTGGAGTTAGCCGGGTTATTGTGCTCAGTACCGACAAGGCTGTCTATCCGATTAACGCCATGGGTATTTCAAAGGCAATGATGGAAAAGGTCGCTGTTGCTCAATCGCGCGTTTCTGGTGAGCGTACTGTGATTAATGTAACACGCTATGGAAACGTTATGGCCAGCAGGGGTTCGGTTATTCCTCTGTTCCTCAAGTACCTTCAGGATGGCCGTCCTTTAACGGTTACTGATCCAAACATGACCCGTTTCATGATGAGCATCGACGATGCCGTCGATCTTGTGCTTTATGCTTTTACCCACGGTAATCCCGGTGACACGTTCGTGCAAAAGGCTCCGAGCGCCACTATCGAAACACTTGCACTTGCGCTCAAAAAGCTCATGAATAGCGATGTTCCAGTTACCATCATAGGAACTCGGCACGGTGAAAAACTCTATGAAAGCCTTCTGACTCGTGAAGAGCTTGCAGTTGCGGAAGATCTTGGCGGTTATTATCGAGTTCCCGCCGACAACCGCGACCTGAACTATGCCGCGTATTTCAGCGAAGGATGCGAGGAGGTGTCGCTGAAAGAGGATTATAATTCCCACAATATAGCACTGCTTGATGTCGATAGCATGTGCGAACTACTGATGACGCTTGAGTGCGTTCAAAAAGCAATGAACGGGGAGCGAGTAGAACTATGAAACGGAGCGTTTTAGTCACCGGCTCGAACGGTTTTGTCGGTAAAAATCTGTGTTCGGCGTTGCGTGCAATGGAGAGGGTTCAACTTTTTGAGTTTGATACCGCCAATTCTCCAGATGATCTCGAACGGATCCTCAGCGATGCCGATGTTGTTGTGCATCTCGCAGGCGTTAATCGTCCAAAAAACGAACAGGAGTTTATGACCGGCAATGCCGGATTGACGGAAAGCATCTGTTCATTGTTGATTCGATCAGACAAACCCGCAAAGATCGTGCTCGCTTCGTCGATACAGGCGGAGAGCGACAATCCTTACGGGCAAAGCAAGCTACAGGCCGAAGAGACTATCCGCGAGTATGCCGAAAACAGTGGTGCGAAAGCCGTTGTTTATCGGTTCAAAAACCTGTTCGGTAAATGGTGCAGGCCGAACTACAATTCTGTGACCGCAACATTTTGTCACAACATCGCTCACGGCTTGCCGATTTCTATCTCTGACCCCTCAAAGGTGATCGAGCTTACCTACATCGATGATGTGGTCAATGCGCTGGTTCGTGAGATTATGGACGACGACACAAAAGCTCAGCAAGGCTTCTCTTTCGCTCCGGAACTCACGGGGTATCCCATATCGCTGGGTGAACTTGCCGATCTGATAACCTCCTTCCGAAAATCGCGCGAAACGCTTGAAATGCCTGGATTTGACTGTTCCCTCATCAAGGCACTGTATGCAACCTATCTCTCATATCTGGAAGGGGGCGATTTTGCGTATCCACTTACGATAAGGTCTGATGAGCGCGGTTGTCTCGCGGAGATGATGAAAAGCCGCACATTCGGCCAGATTTTCGTTTCACGAACAAAGCCGGGGATAACGCGCGGCAACCACTATCATCATACGAAAACGGAAAAGTTCATGGTGGTGGAGGGAGAGGCGGTCATCCGGTTCCGCCGTATCGATAGTGACGAAATTATCGAGCATCGCGTATCAGGTCAGGAGTTCAAGGTTGTCGATATACCTCCAGGCTACACGCACCACATCACCAACACAGGCCAGGGTGAATTGGTTACGCTCTTTTGGGCATCGGAAATGTTCAATCCAGAAAAGCTCGATACGTATTTTATGACAGTCTGAATTTTACTCATGAATCCATTCGGTTTGTGGGC
This genomic window from Chlorobaculum limnaeum contains:
- a CDS encoding O-antigen ligase family protein — protein: MLSVVLIDYSVEYFLQSLLEVVFCPLIFLYFFVVVKKKSYLFDDAKIMFFLLLICNFIFYYYVYIYRNIGSLFSSPLLNVVYYLLLLLPWMLIIKNKVYRYIGIVIIAAAVVLSMKRTAFIAFTLSLLIYYLFEQIRLRLIISMRLLVQILFLVLALYVIYSYVEQQTWGFFEKRMISSFDDKGSGRLDIYMQVFRLLNKNTFGEWIYGHGHNTLRIYNVMDGYDLLSAHNDWLEILFDYGIVGIIIYLFLHLTLIRYTFILIKRRSVFGPPMAASYTILFIMSLTSHLVLYASYFGYLMAFWGALLAFSSGFEKKALSQPL
- a CDS encoding glycosyltransferase family 2 protein, whose amino-acid sequence is MTMQGISVIIPVYNREAYLEEAIRSVLMQNYSGLLEIIVSDDGSSDKSIEIADSFGHPVRVVLKPEDCLFQGVSGARNRGIAEAKYSYIAFLDSDDYFLPNHLNRIADKLEKNQNLGFVFCRMLQMKDDGENRLFAPWTKPIIDKNNIKYPVISGSNVIHTNIILIRKSVFSLVGVFDESFSNGEDGDLWMRISEKYKGEFLSYYGAVYRISHQGVQLSDKKNQEIINKNFERVFRSAYKRCIESNVCDLYRKFRLQLILVGYSKNKLFDLITLVVKYPLFAFGTLFDINRLINRRKKIIWKTISEY
- a CDS encoding glycosyltransferase, with amino-acid sequence MSKNRKPVVKIPILIEREEMFSKIKDEDVRNSDIRLKLVFAGLAGKKDLIVNAIRGLDYLGEDAKKCKLEIIGPTRKEIEKSLGKDNYILEKLQNVISILGFVSRSVALNYLSKADFSIILRPDQRFANAGFPTKLVESMSVGVPVICNLTGDISQYVHDGKNGLIVLNCSPIEFSIVLKKAITLSEEEKKVMSINAKKYSEKYFYYHQWTKCIQEFMNNVNVRY
- a CDS encoding serine O-acetyltransferase, producing MEKCKIFQDWKYNKHDVKIRIVLVAFRIAQCLNKKNKFIRAFALPYLFLYKIFVFWFFHIELHWNLNIGEGLRIIHGYSLVIHPNARIGNHVTLRHCVTIGNNGKSGEAPIIMDNVNVGANAVIIGPVTIGENAVIGAGAVVTKNVEKNSVVVGNPAKNLRYIK
- a CDS encoding glycosyltransferase family 4 protein, yielding MIKILMIGPDSAKPGGTTISFKYLKDDLECNPKVSIIVITSSDIRGAGYNAPQKYMKLLIKIVKLAKDCDIISFHAMPTALPYIGWFLPVISKYFKKPLIYRAFGGLYYADLLWPSRIIARYMLKKSDLVLLQTKELMNRAFKEKFINVDYFPTARPMSMMKNHEIKACKRFVYIGHLKVAKGLQYLVEAAEKLPDDAFVDVYGPWYDLPKETFKFRKKIQYKGVLNAGDVLNTLCTYHALVFPSFMEEEGYSGIIMEAYSVGIPVIATKWKALPEIVEDGKTGVLIEPRSDEDILRAMNMLYHDSDYYMKLRDGVMSERIKYSQQRQTEKFVRICNDMTIRN
- a CDS encoding polysaccharide biosynthesis protein, whose amino-acid sequence is MFKNKTILITGGTGTFGNAVLRRFLETDIAEIRVFSRDEKKQDDMRKEYANSKLKFYIGDVRNADSVRDAMGGVDYVFHAAALKQVPSCEFFPVEALRTNALGTHNVLTQATAAGVSRVIVLSTDKAVYPINAMGISKAMMEKVAVAQSRVSGERTVINVTRYGNVMASRGSVIPLFLKYLQDGRPLTVTDPNMTRFMMSIDDAVDLVLYAFTHGNPGDTFVQKAPSATIETLALALKKLMNSDVPVTIIGTRHGEKLYESLLTREELAVAEDLGGYYRVPADNRDLNYAAYFSEGCEEVSLKEDYNSHNIALLDVDSMCELLMTLECVQKAMNGERVEL
- a CDS encoding NAD-dependent epimerase/dehydratase family protein is translated as MKRSVLVTGSNGFVGKNLCSALRAMERVQLFEFDTANSPDDLERILSDADVVVHLAGVNRPKNEQEFMTGNAGLTESICSLLIRSDKPAKIVLASSIQAESDNPYGQSKLQAEETIREYAENSGAKAVVYRFKNLFGKWCRPNYNSVTATFCHNIAHGLPISISDPSKVIELTYIDDVVNALVREIMDDDTKAQQGFSFAPELTGYPISLGELADLITSFRKSRETLEMPGFDCSLIKALYATYLSYLEGGDFAYPLTIRSDERGCLAEMMKSRTFGQIFVSRTKPGITRGNHYHHTKTEKFMVVEGEAVIRFRRIDSDEIIEHRVSGQEFKVVDIPPGYTHHITNTGQGELVTLFWASEMFNPEKLDTYFMTV